One stretch of Amblyraja radiata isolate CabotCenter1 chromosome 9, sAmbRad1.1.pri, whole genome shotgun sequence DNA includes these proteins:
- the btbd6 gene encoding BTB/POZ domain-containing protein 6 isoform X2, with translation MAAELYPSEQSNSQQQQSKQSVNSSSAVSSSKRSLLLRQGQHKLLNNNNHVHNTNWQSFYPTLRERNAMMYNNEQMADVHFIVGSPGSTQRLPAHKYILAVGSSVFYAMFYGELAENKSDIHIPDVEPAAFLILLKYLYSDEIDLEADTVLATLYAAKKYIVPHLAKACVTFLETSLEAKNACILLSQSRLFEEPELTQRCWEVIDTQAELALRSEGFCEIDLQTLEIILSRETLNTKEVVVFEAVVSWAEAECKRQGLPPSARNKRSVLGKALYIVRVPAMTLEEFANGAAQCDLLTLEQTHNIFLWYTAANKPQLEFSTSQRKGLPPQRCHRFQSSAYRSNQWRYRGRCDSIQFAVDKRVFVAGLGLYGSSCGKAEYSVKIELKRQGVVLAHNFTKFVSDGSSVTFSVWFEHPVQVEQDIFYTASAILDGNELSYFGQEGMTEVQCGKVTFQFQCSSDSTNGTGVQGGQIPELIFYA, from the exons ATGGCTGCGGAATTGTATCCGTCGGAGCAGAGCAACAGCCAACAGCAGCAGAGTAAGCAGAGCGTTAACAGCAGCAGCGCGGTGAGCAGCTCCAAGCGGAGTCTACTGCTCCGCCAGGGTCAGCACAAACTACTCAACAACAACAACCACGTCCATAACACCAACTGGCAGTCCTTCTACCCCACGCTGCGggaaag GAATGCCATGATGTACAATAACGAACAGATGGCAGATGTGCATTTTATCGTCGGGTCCCCGGGATCGACGCAGAGACTCCCGGCTCACAAG TACATTTTGGCGGTCGGTAGTTCCGTTTTCTACGCAATGTTCTATGGAGAACTGGCCGAGAATAAATCCGACATTCACATCCCAGACGTggagcctgcagctttcctcataCTGCTCAA GTACCTGTATAGTGACGAGATTGATTTGGAAGCAGACACTGTGCTGGCGACTCTGTACGCTGCCAAGAAGTACATTGTCCCTCACCTGGCCAAGGCCTGTGTGACATTCCTGGAGACCAGCCTGGAGGCCAAGAACGCCTGCATCCTGCTGTCGCAGAGCCGGCTGTTTGAGGAGCCCGAGCTAACGCAGCGATGCTGGGAGGTGATCGACACTCAGGCGGAGCTGGCCCTGCGGTCCGAGGGCTTCTGTGAGATTGACCTGCAGACTCTGGAGATCATCCTGTCGCGGGAGACTCTCAACACCAAGGAGGTGGTGGTGTTCGAGGCAGTGGTGAGCTGGGCGGAGGCAGAGTGCAAGAGGCAGGGGCTGCCCCCTAGTGCCCGCAACAAGAGGAGCGTGCTGGGCAAGGCTCTCTACATCGTGCGTGTGCCCGCCATGACCCTGGAGGAGTTTGCCAACGGCGCAGCGCAGTGCGACCTGCTGACGCTGGAGCAGACGCACAACATCTTCCTGTGGTACACGGCGGCCAACAAGCCGCAGCTGGAGTTCTCCACCAGCCAGCGCAAAGGCCTGCCCCCCCAGCGCTGCCACCGCTTCCAGTCGTCCGCCTACCGCAGCAACCAGTGGCGATACCGGGGCCGCTGCGACAGCATCCAGTTTGCCGTGGACAAGCGGGTATTTGTGGCCGGCCTGGGCCTGTACGGCTCCAGCTGCGGCAAGGCCGAGTACAGTGTGAAGATCGAGCTGAAGCGGCAGGGCGTGGTGCTGGCCCACAACTTCACCAAGTTTGTGTCGGACGGCTCCAGCGTCACCTTCTCCGTCTGGTTCGAGCACCCGGTGCAGGTGGAGCAGGACATCTTCTACACCGCCAGCGCCATCCTCGACGGCAACGAGCTCAGTTACTTTGGGCAGGAGGGCATGACGGAGGTGCAGTGTGGCAAAGTGACGTTCCAGTTTCAGTGCTCCTCCGACAGCACCAACGGCACTGGGGTACAAGGGGGCCAGATCCCCGAACTCATCTTCTACGCTTGA
- the btbd6 gene encoding BTB/POZ domain-containing protein 6 isoform X1 yields MLLVKYFQETLKKSKSVKRGGPSDSSNSNSRLPACYEIVTLSLGKKMAAELYPSEQSNSQQQQSKQSVNSSSAVSSSKRSLLLRQGQHKLLNNNNHVHNTNWQSFYPTLRERNAMMYNNEQMADVHFIVGSPGSTQRLPAHKYILAVGSSVFYAMFYGELAENKSDIHIPDVEPAAFLILLKYLYSDEIDLEADTVLATLYAAKKYIVPHLAKACVTFLETSLEAKNACILLSQSRLFEEPELTQRCWEVIDTQAELALRSEGFCEIDLQTLEIILSRETLNTKEVVVFEAVVSWAEAECKRQGLPPSARNKRSVLGKALYIVRVPAMTLEEFANGAAQCDLLTLEQTHNIFLWYTAANKPQLEFSTSQRKGLPPQRCHRFQSSAYRSNQWRYRGRCDSIQFAVDKRVFVAGLGLYGSSCGKAEYSVKIELKRQGVVLAHNFTKFVSDGSSVTFSVWFEHPVQVEQDIFYTASAILDGNELSYFGQEGMTEVQCGKVTFQFQCSSDSTNGTGVQGGQIPELIFYA; encoded by the exons ATGTTGCTGGTGAAATATTTTCAAG AAACCTTGAAGAAGTCGAAGAGTGTGAAGCGAGGTGGGCCCAGcgacagcagcaacagcaacagcaggcTGCCCGCTTGCTATGAGATTGTAACTCTTTCTCTGGGTAAAAAGATGGCTGCGGAATTGTATCCGTCGGAGCAGAGCAACAGCCAACAGCAGCAGAGTAAGCAGAGCGTTAACAGCAGCAGCGCGGTGAGCAGCTCCAAGCGGAGTCTACTGCTCCGCCAGGGTCAGCACAAACTACTCAACAACAACAACCACGTCCATAACACCAACTGGCAGTCCTTCTACCCCACGCTGCGggaaag GAATGCCATGATGTACAATAACGAACAGATGGCAGATGTGCATTTTATCGTCGGGTCCCCGGGATCGACGCAGAGACTCCCGGCTCACAAG TACATTTTGGCGGTCGGTAGTTCCGTTTTCTACGCAATGTTCTATGGAGAACTGGCCGAGAATAAATCCGACATTCACATCCCAGACGTggagcctgcagctttcctcataCTGCTCAA GTACCTGTATAGTGACGAGATTGATTTGGAAGCAGACACTGTGCTGGCGACTCTGTACGCTGCCAAGAAGTACATTGTCCCTCACCTGGCCAAGGCCTGTGTGACATTCCTGGAGACCAGCCTGGAGGCCAAGAACGCCTGCATCCTGCTGTCGCAGAGCCGGCTGTTTGAGGAGCCCGAGCTAACGCAGCGATGCTGGGAGGTGATCGACACTCAGGCGGAGCTGGCCCTGCGGTCCGAGGGCTTCTGTGAGATTGACCTGCAGACTCTGGAGATCATCCTGTCGCGGGAGACTCTCAACACCAAGGAGGTGGTGGTGTTCGAGGCAGTGGTGAGCTGGGCGGAGGCAGAGTGCAAGAGGCAGGGGCTGCCCCCTAGTGCCCGCAACAAGAGGAGCGTGCTGGGCAAGGCTCTCTACATCGTGCGTGTGCCCGCCATGACCCTGGAGGAGTTTGCCAACGGCGCAGCGCAGTGCGACCTGCTGACGCTGGAGCAGACGCACAACATCTTCCTGTGGTACACGGCGGCCAACAAGCCGCAGCTGGAGTTCTCCACCAGCCAGCGCAAAGGCCTGCCCCCCCAGCGCTGCCACCGCTTCCAGTCGTCCGCCTACCGCAGCAACCAGTGGCGATACCGGGGCCGCTGCGACAGCATCCAGTTTGCCGTGGACAAGCGGGTATTTGTGGCCGGCCTGGGCCTGTACGGCTCCAGCTGCGGCAAGGCCGAGTACAGTGTGAAGATCGAGCTGAAGCGGCAGGGCGTGGTGCTGGCCCACAACTTCACCAAGTTTGTGTCGGACGGCTCCAGCGTCACCTTCTCCGTCTGGTTCGAGCACCCGGTGCAGGTGGAGCAGGACATCTTCTACACCGCCAGCGCCATCCTCGACGGCAACGAGCTCAGTTACTTTGGGCAGGAGGGCATGACGGAGGTGCAGTGTGGCAAAGTGACGTTCCAGTTTCAGTGCTCCTCCGACAGCACCAACGGCACTGGGGTACAAGGGGGCCAGATCCCCGAACTCATCTTCTACGCTTGA